One part of the Anopheles merus strain MAF chromosome 3L, AmerM5.1, whole genome shotgun sequence genome encodes these proteins:
- the LOC121598614 gene encoding toll-like receptor 6, with the protein MSRCELLLPALLLLVSVQVNYSLQYDSAESSRYYHPAGAGSEPGSNLRYDAPDDCKYRILPGNEVDLACNLRTVNSEFDNTNFSVIPAEHTAALSILCNEAIMARSKLLPNSFVHLARLKALSLEFCKIAKFSATVLAGLGDLRNFTLRTHNIAWPELNLEIEADAFGQTRNLEVLDLSTNNIWSLPDHLFCSLSGLRSLNISSNRLQDVNDLGFREKGVKDEVESEGHKTNSSGSVAPPVSCALDLEDLDVSRNHFVLLPAAGFGMLKRLKMLKIHDNEISMVGDKALSGLKELQILDLSSNKLVALPTDLFRDPAQSIQEIYLQNNSISVLSPGLFSKLEQLQALDLSQNQLTSAWVNRDTFAGLIRLVLLNLASNKITKLESEIFSDLYTLQILNLRHNQLEIIAADTFSPMNNLHTLLLSHNKLKYLDAYSLNGLYALSLLSLDNNALTGVHPEAFRNCSSLQDLNLNGNELTQVPLALKDMRLLRTVDLGENSISVIEEPGFRGMNNLYGLRLISNNIENITRKAFKDLPSLQILNVARNKISYIEKGAFEPAVSVQAIRLDGNLLSDIDGLFTSMPNLVWLNISDNKLEHFDYSHIPPHLQWLDLHRNELTELTNRYGLDNQLHLQTLDASFNRLTRVTPATIPNSIEFLFLNDNLIVHVEPHCFTHKTNLTRVDLYANQLTSLDIKALRLQPVPEDKQIPEFYIGGNPFVCDCNIDWLQKINHVTSRQYPTINDIETVYCKLMYNRERSYIPLIEAEPKHFLCSYNTHCFALCHCCEFDACDCEMTCPNNCACYHDNSWSTNIVECSAAGYTDIPNNIPMDTTEVYIDGNNLVELSGHSFIGRKNLRVLYANHSNIEAIYNTTFIGLRRLTILHLENNAIRKLYGHEFSALESLRELYLQGNRIAYIEDHTFAELRKLEVLRLDGNRITSFEVWQLSANPYLVEIALANNLWTCDCGFVNKLRSYLQSNADKIVDANEISCSYNNATSILRDNGTKCTFREGMSSIVHRQEIEDMLPLLLVATCAFVGFFGLIFGIFCYRKELKVWVHSGLCYKSGTFVNEYDKDRLYDAYITYSLQDEHFVSQILTSTLENDIGFRLCLHYRDLNANAYLADTIVEAVESSKRAILVLSKSFLYNEWTRFEFKGAIHEVLKRRRKLIIILYGDLPQRDLDADMRLYLRTNTCIEWDDKKFWQKLRIALPHVKKSNCLNKRSAINIYATAGNDYNTPGRPSTLGPSVASTRLDGPQHHSYATIGPNCPRNCDNYDTVSNCKYNTTQHHQTHHERRTTADFGRKATDGRQHEYAVPSNCLLDTTHETYNTTATSCERIAGETFECTSTSSKFSTSSRGSGSDSGSHSISSAAQHDFQGSHRSPNGCAPNLLPSTTSTTNFSYQHPHPHHHHNGSGRSKPPGPEGVGGGGGKSPSDKHNPGTLGTDSRGGNSFNDRRLPQAMWA; encoded by the coding sequence ATGAGTCGTTGCGAGCTACTGCTGCCGGCCCTGCTACTGCTGGTGTCGGTGCAGGTGAACTACAGTTTGCAGTACGATTCGGCCGAGTCGTCCCGGTACTACCATCCGGCGGGTGCGGGCAGCGAACCCGGCAGCAACCTGCGCTACGATGCGCCGGACGACTGCAAGTATCGCATCCTGCCCGGCAACGAGGTCGATCTGGCGTGCAATCTGCGCACGGTGAACAGTGAATTTGACAACACGAACTTCAGTGTGATTCCGGCCGAGCATACGGCCGCCCTCTCGATCCTCTGCAATGAGGCGATCATGGCGCGGAGCAAGCTGCTGCCCAACTCGTTCGTACATCTGGCGCGGCTGAAGGCGCTCTCGCTCGAGTTCTGCAAGATCGCCAAGTTCTCCGCGACGGTGCTGGCCGGGTTGGGCGATCTGCGCAATTTTACGCTGCGCACGCACAACATCGCCTGGCCCGAGCTGAACCTGGAGATTGAGGCGGACGCTTTCGGGCAAACGCGCAACCTGGAGGTGCTCGATCTGAGCACCAACAACATTTGGTCGCTTCCGGATCATTTGTTCTGCTCGCTCAGTGGTTTGCGATCGCTGAACATCAGCTCGAACCGGTTGCAGGACGTGAACGATCTGGGCTTCCGTGAAAAGGGAGTGAAGGACGAAGTGGAGTCGGAGGGCCACAAAACGAACAGCTCCGGCTCGGTCGCTCCTCCGGTGAGTTGTGCCCTCGACTTGGAGGATCTGGATGTGTCACGGAACCATTTTGTGCTGCTTCCGGCCGCCGGTTTCGGGATGCTGAAGCGGCTAAAGATGCTAAAAATCCACGACAACGAGATCTCGATGGTGGGCGACAAGGCGCTGAGTGGCTTGAAGGAGCTGCAGATCCTTGATTTGAGCTCTAACAAGCTCGTGGCGCTTCCCACGGATCTGTTCCGCGATCCAGCTCAGTCGATACAGGAGATTTACCTGCAAAACAACTCGATCAGTGTGCTTTCGCCAGGACTTTTCTCAAAACTAGAGCAGCTGCAAGCGCTGGATCTGTCACAGAACCAGCTGACATCGGCCTGGGTGAACCGCGATACATTTGCAGGTCTCATCCGGCTGGTGCTGCTCAATCTGGCTAGCAACAAGATTACCAAGCTCGAGTCGGAAATCTTTTCCGATCTGTACACGCTGCAGATCTTGAACCTGCGCCACAATCAGCTGGAAATCATAGCGGCTGACACGTTCTCCCCGATGAACAATCTTCATACGCTACTGCTATCCCACAACAAGCTAAAGTACCTGGACGCCTACTCTCTGAACGGTTTGTATGCCCTGTCGCTGCTCTCGCTGGACAACAACGCCCTCACCGGCGTACATCCAGAGGCGTTCCGTAACTGCAGCTCACTGCAGGATCTCAACCTCAATGGTAACGAGCTGACGCAGGTCCCACTCGCGCTGAAAGACATGCGATTGCTGCGGACCGTCGATTTGGGCGAAAACTCCATCAGCGTCATTGAGGAGCCGGGCTTCCGTGGTATGAACAATCTGTACGGTCTGCGGCTGATAAGCAACAACATTGAAAATATTACACGTAAAGCATTCAAAGATCTGCCGAGCCTGCAGATTCTGAACGTGGCACGCAACAAAATTTCGTACATCGAGAAGGGAGCGTTCGAACCGGCGGTCAGTGTGCAAGCCATTCGATTGGACGGCAATCTGCTATCCGACATTGATGGACTGTTCACTAGCATGCCCAACCTGGTGTGGCTTAACATCTCCGACAACAAGCTGGAACACTTCGACTACTCCCATATCCCACCCCACCTACAGTGGTTGGATCTGCACCGCAACGAGCTTACCGAGCTGACCAACCGGTACGGCTTGGACAACCAGCTGCACCTGCAAACGCTCGATGCAAGCTTCAATCGGTTGACGCGCGTAACTCCGGCCACCATTCCGAACAGTATCGAATTCCTGTTCCTGAACGACAACCTGATCGTGCACGTGGAGCCGCACTGCTTCACGCACAAGACAAACCTGACGCGGGTCGATCTGTACGCGAATCAGCTGACCAGCCTAGACATTAAGGCACTGCGACTGCAGCCCGTACCGGAGGACAAGCAAATTCCGGAGTTTTACATCGGTGGCAATCCGTTCGTGTGCGATTGTAACATCGACTGGCTGCAGAAGATCAACCACGTGACGTCCCGCCAGTACCCGACGATCAACGACATCGAGACGGTGTACTGCAAGCTGATGTACAACCGGGAGCGCTCCTACATTCCGCTGATCGAGGCCGAACCGAAGCATTTCCTCTGCAGCTACAACACGCACTGCTTCGCCCTGTGCCACTGTTGCGAGTTTGATGCGTGCGATTGCGAGATGACGTGCCCGAACAACTGCGCCTGCTACCACGATAACAGCTGGTCGACGAACATTGTCGAGTGTTCGGCAGCGGGCTACACCGACATTCCTAACAACATCCCAATGGACACGACCGAGGTGTACATCGACGGCAACAATCTGGTCGAGCTGTCCGGGCACAGCTTTATCGGGCGGAAGAATTTGCGTGTGCTGTACGCCAATCATTCCAACATCGAGGCCATCTACAACACGACCTTCATCGGGTTGCGGCGGCTGACGATTCTGCACCTGGAAAACAACGCCATCCGCAAGCTGTACGGGCACGAGTTTTCCGCTCTGGAAAGCCTGCGCGAACTGTATCTGCAAGGAAACCGCATTGCGTACATCGAGGATCACACGTTTGCCGAGCTGCGCAAGCTGGAAGTGCTGCGGTTGGATGGCAATCGCATCACCAGCTTCGAGGTGTGGCAGCTGTCCGCAAATCCGTATCTGGTGGAAATTGCCCTCGCAAACAACCTGTGGACGTGTGACTGTGGGTTCGTGAACAAGCTGCGCAGCTACCTGCAATCGAACGCGGATAAGATTGTGGACGCTAACGAGATCTCGTGCAGCTACAACAACGCCACCAGCATTCTGCGTGACAACGGAACCAAGTGCACCTTCCGCGAGGGAATGTCCTCGATCGTGCATCGGCAGGAAATCGAGGACATGTTGCCGCTGCTCCTGGTCGCGACGTGCGCATTCGTGGGCTTCTTCGGGCTAATCTTTGGCATTTTCTGCTATCGCAAGGAGCTGAAGGTGTGGGTCCACTCGGGCCTGTGCTACAAATCGGGCACGTTCGTGAACGAGTACGATAAGGATCGGCTGTACGATGCGTACATCACCTACTCACTGCAAGACGAGCACTTTGTGAGTCAAATTTTGACCTCGACGCTCGAAAACGATATCGGCTTCCGGCTGTGTCTGCACTATCGCGATCTGAACGCAAACGCGTATCTGGCGGACACGATCGTCGAAGCGGTCGAGAGCTCGAAGCGGGCCATCCTCGTCCTATCGAAGAGCTTCCTGTACAACGAGTGGACGCGGTTCGAGTTCAAGGGAGCGATCCACGAGGTGCTGAAGCGGCGCCGGAAGCTGATCATCATCCTGTACGGCGATCTGCCGCAGCGCGACCTGGACGCCGACATGCGGCTGTACCTGCGCACCAACACCTGCATCGAGTGGGACGACAAGAAGTTCTGGCAGAAGCTGCGCATCGCGCTGCCGCACGTGAAGAAGAGCAACTGTCTGAACAAGCGGTCCGCGATCAACATCTACGCGACGGCCGGCAACGACTACAACACGCCCGGCCGGCCATCCACGCTGGGTCCGTCGGTGGCCAGCACGCGGCTCGATGGGCCCCAGCACCACAGTTACGCCACGATCGGTCCTAACTGTCCCAGAAACTGTGATAACTACGATACGGTTAGCAATTGTAAATACAACACCACCCAGCACCACCAGACCCACCACGAGCGGCGCACGACGGCGGACTTCGGGCGGAAGGCGACGGACGGCCGGCAGCACGAGTACGCCGTGCCGTCCAACTGTCTGCTGGACACGACGCACGAAACGTACAACACGACGGCGACGAGCTGCGAGCGCATCGCCGGCGAAACGTTCGAGTGCACCTCGACCAGCTCCAAGTTTTCCACGTCGTCGCGCGGTTCCGGCAGCGATTCGGGCAGCCACTCGATCTCCTCCGCCGCGCAGCACGACTTCCAGGGCAGCCACCGGTCGCCCAATGGCTGCGCGCCAAACCTGCTGCCCAGCACTACCAGCACCACCAACTTCTCGTACCAGCATCCGCATCCGCACCACCATCACAACGGCAGCGGCCGGAGCAAGCCGCCCGGTCCGGAGGGCGTGGGAGGCGGTGGCGGTAAGAGCCCTAGCGATAAGCACAACCCGGGCACGCTCGGGACGGACAGTCGGGGGGGCAACAGTTTTAACGATAGAAGACTGCCACAGGCCATGTGGGCATAA